Within Candidatus Sysuiplasma jiujiangense, the genomic segment ATTTCGCTGACGCCTGCGGCCCGCGCTGCAACGACATACAGCTGGTTCTTAGCAGAAAGTGTCTGACCCCTTGCGAGTCTTGCGTAGGCGGTCCACCAGATAACTGAAAGTGCTTCAATCGAATGTATTACGGAAGGACCGAGGAGCACAGCAACCGCAAGAGCCAGTACGAGTGTCGGAAATGAAAGAAATACATCTGTTATCCTCATTATCACAGTGTCTGCCTTTCCTCCAAGATAGCCTGAAATCATGCCTACGGTTCCGCCGATGAACATCGCTATAAGGCCAATGCTCAGACCTATTCCCAGGTCCAGCGGAGTCGCATCCAGCGTTCTCGAAAATACATCTCTTCCGAGTTCGTCCGTTCCAAAAAGAAATTTTGGGCCCGGTGGAAGAAATGGTTTTCCTGTAAGTATGCGGTAAGGGTTGTAGGGAAGGACTGAATTACCGAATATCAGAACCGCCAGCGCGGCTACCACGTAAGCCATCACAAGAACAAGCCCTATGATAGACAGCGGATTGCTCCTTAGTATGAACCATATAT encodes:
- a CDS encoding ABC transporter permease; this translates as MKVLHFQVKSLFKRNSRFKFGLSNIWFILRSNPLSIIGLVLVMAYVVAALAVLIFGNSVLPYNPYRILTGKPFLPPGPKFLFGTDELGRDVFSRTLDATPLDLGIGLSIGLIAMFIGGTVGMISGYLGGKADTVIMRITDVFLSFPTLVLALAVAVLLGPSVIHSIEALSVIWWTAYARLARGQTLSAKNQLYVVAARAAGVSEIVILFRHILRNIFDTLIIYLTMDIGTVILTFSTLSFLGVGVPSPIPEWGRMVFRGESFIFQAPWIALAPGFAIFFAVFAFSLLGDALRELLDPRARKIIVR